The proteins below come from a single Eucalyptus grandis isolate ANBG69807.140 chromosome 3, ASM1654582v1, whole genome shotgun sequence genomic window:
- the LOC104438081 gene encoding uncharacterized protein LOC104438081 isoform X2, which translates to MFLFLYKAAKNPNFVQQLIQKRRHERELDTRESSKKSKLLDPDGATQCLLEAMDPKIQSPNVDCLTISDESAQMESQPNSVVLEDFETIQMHNPWPSPLGGRDFRVVQGQTPDQMAGASLSHLSSVFHEMSERLLRDNTVVGDNVTDVEEVENLVVNDSRIYLELEGLIEKLCGWNEYPSGLMEQAAGLIP; encoded by the coding sequence ATGTTCCTCTTCCTCTACAAAGCTGCCAAAAACCCGAACTTTGTCCAGCAGTTAATCCAGAAGAGGAGGCACGAGAGAGAATTAGACACTCGTGAATCAAGCAAGAAGAGCAAATTGCTTGATCCCGATGGCGCCACCCAATGCTTGCTTGAAGCAATGGATCCCAAGATTCAAAGCCCAAATGTTGATTGCCTGACAATCAGTGACGAGTCGGCTCAGATGGAGTCTCAGCCAAATAGTGTCGTGCTGGAGGATTTTGAGACCATTCAGATGCACAATCCGTGGCCTTCTCCACTGGGTGGCAGAGATTTCAGGGTTGTGCAGGGTCAGACACCGGATCAGATGGCCGGAGCTAGTCTGTCGCATTTGTCTTCGGTTTTCCACGAGATGTCTGAGAGACTCCTCAGAGACAATACGGTCGTTGGTGACAACGTCACTGATGTCGAAGAAGTAGAAAACCTGGTGGTGAATGACTCAAGAATCTATCTTGAATTGGAGGGTCTGATTGAGAAGCTGTGTGGTTGGAATGAGTACCCAAGTGGGCTGATGGAACAAGCAGCGGGACTGATCCCCTAA
- the LOC104438081 gene encoding heat stress transcription factor A-2a isoform X1, translated as MTTACHGGAGGTPRTSFSNTLFPEPGLELGKARPSANSLEEIASPAALDGSDAGEMGSPAHSVASPGVAVGDGRIKAGSPSRPCLSWPGSHSALAVQVVKIKEEEVEEEEAAMVADPGDATTMSPSCSWGAAAEEVVRPMEGLGEVGPTPFLRKTYEMVSDPGSDPAVSWGSGRDSFVVWDQHEFSKQVLPRYFKHSNFSSFIRQLNTYGFRKIDTE; from the exons ATGACGACGGCGTGTCACGGCGGCGCCGGCGGAACGCCACGCACGTCGTTTTCCAACACGCTCTTTCCGGAACCGGGCCTCGAGCTAGGAAAGGCAAGACCTTCGGCAAATTCACTAGAAGAGATCGCGTCCCCTGCTGCTCTTGACGGCAGTGATGCCGGAGAGATGGGGTCGCCTGCCCATTCGGTCGCCTCGCCAGGAGTAGCCGTTGGCGATGGCAGGATCAAAGCCGGGTCGCCGTCGCGTCCGTGCCTGTCCTGGCCCGGATCCCATTCAGCTCTGGCCGTGCAGGTGGTGAAGATCAAAGAGGAAGaagtggaagaggaggaggcggcgatgGTTGCTGATCCCGGGGATGCCACCACCATGTCGCCCTCATGCTCGTGGGGGGCAGCAGCAGAGGAAGTGGTGAGGCCGATGGAGGGGCTGGGGGAGGTGGGGCCGACGCCGTTCCTGAGGAAGACGTATGAGATGGTGTCGGACCCTGGATCGGACCCGGCGGTGTCGTGGGGTTCAGGCCGGGACAGCTTCGTGGTGTGGGATCAGCACGAGTTCTCGAAGCAGGTCCTGCCTCGATATTTCAAGCACTCCAACTTCTCCAGCTTCATCAGGCAGCTCAACACTTAC GGTTTTAGGAAGATTGATACGGAATGA